The following coding sequences lie in one Hyalangium ruber genomic window:
- a CDS encoding Ig-like domain-containing protein — MPASLPWRVAKHVTLAALVLSAAVAAAQSPAVVNNSFEAPRLNPGQYAEPSPEGYGWKTVGPVALVRNGVLAETAPMGHQWLRIRPKGAITQEVQLQPGTYTLSLLAMQGPGNNPALSLQARIGAFNAGVRTPEASLGKVTFSPVTITTAGTYSVRIENTEASNMQQALLVDHVQLNRQGTNTLPVVELTYPAHGQSIVSAFTYLRATPNDGDGTITKVDFYNGATRIGTATSWPWVHANLYVAPGTYSITAVAFDSSGASTTSSPVIFTVGAGGTAPFVRNNNFESIWVGEGNTRSYAPYEWTLSASEAGTTTNQHSSSAGVPTGEGNHAAYLQSMSYNYGGPASISQYVQLPPGTYGVSFRAAQNSSVMTLRVLFNNTQLASIAPGTAFRPFGTSAFTVPSTGNYSLQFSATSSLPQYDGFRAYVDDVRIGPAGPPTIQLTAPASGQSFQAPLALTLVADANDYDGTLSQVEFFHGATSLGVAPYPYSLDWLNVPPGTYSITSRVTDASGLSTVSAPVVVTVQAPAVPAFFNAGFERVHQFGGYSRVMEANGWQSSAQPSAMIVGNTNVYTGSGPVAPEGMQTLLLNGSGWASQGVYFPAGSYTLSLKAAQKQYGFTSNLTFRVLVDGVEAGRFTPPNFAYTGFTTYAFSVATAGVHTIRIEGTNPAASGFSYLSIDDLLINALPANEPPVVSWVSPPDGSSFPHPGSVLLEASASDSDGTIQSVEFLDGSTSLGPATFHPATGTYRLTWAPPQAGSYTLHARAVDNGMASTRTATARTVTFTPTNTAPSVVLTFPLNNALLPFGPVTLTATASDPDGTITGVSFWSNGTLLGAGRLQAGTYRFPFFFSEGGTYSLQAKATDNAGATTASAPVTVTAASGPAPTYTNTRWPTDVEGAGDLIPWGVQAVGGPVTSTQQVTTYVVDSGVQDMPGRLNLIGKTGVTGWMDPPCYVHGTHVAGTIGAMESPSGSPGQRVVGVLSGAKLRSVTRVKYQDYTRCLGANGSLVEALDLVKADILAQPEPRRVAVVNLSLDFEGSSASELIALRAKILELATPAGAYPGAFIAEAAGNQNSNSCEYSYGSLDPLDGIMLVGAVDENGQRVVPLNGTGGFHGIFQGTQPGSNTCADVWAPGKYVKSLGLDGNVAMMSGTSMAAPHVAAVAVHLAEAYGLETPQQIEQAVRAFSFPMPGTGLPVPNTRRRVATAAPSVEFSVNGRAVRADTLKSKDDPTPLFPLVLGVPSFSRYTDDPAFAFRYQSLGASSCLLKGFVNDAFWYEYSDLEHDWGPVNTLGPSTYRWELRCVSANGTATETRAGATVYPVPQVRWFVNDTEIPNGQWFTPPTITTGERFHLRYDGEHVSSCKVQTSQNGLVYPPQAFIPIWESDGNTADAWSYSPSWPHTSYDFYEATVAIPPGTYRWAVECLGMDGARQVSSTIHATITAQ, encoded by the coding sequence ATGCCAGCTTCCCTCCCGTGGCGCGTCGCGAAGCACGTGACTCTCGCAGCGCTGGTGCTCAGCGCCGCCGTCGCGGCCGCCCAGTCCCCAGCAGTGGTGAACAACAGCTTCGAAGCACCTCGCTTGAACCCAGGCCAGTACGCCGAGCCCTCTCCGGAGGGCTACGGTTGGAAGACCGTGGGACCGGTCGCGCTCGTGCGTAACGGGGTCCTGGCCGAGACGGCGCCGATGGGACACCAGTGGTTGCGCATCCGTCCCAAGGGGGCCATCACGCAGGAGGTTCAACTTCAGCCCGGCACGTACACGCTGAGCTTGCTGGCGATGCAGGGGCCTGGAAACAACCCGGCCCTGTCGCTGCAGGCGCGGATCGGCGCTTTCAACGCAGGGGTACGGACGCCAGAGGCCTCACTCGGCAAGGTCACCTTCAGCCCGGTGACGATAACGACGGCCGGCACCTACTCGGTTCGTATCGAGAACACGGAGGCGAGCAACATGCAGCAGGCGCTGCTCGTCGATCATGTTCAGCTGAATCGCCAGGGCACCAACACCCTGCCCGTGGTGGAGCTCACGTATCCGGCTCACGGGCAATCCATCGTGTCCGCATTCACCTATCTGCGCGCAACCCCCAACGACGGGGATGGGACCATCACCAAGGTCGACTTCTACAATGGGGCCACGCGCATCGGCACCGCCACCTCCTGGCCCTGGGTACACGCCAACCTCTACGTCGCTCCAGGGACGTATTCGATCACGGCGGTGGCCTTCGATAGCAGCGGCGCCTCCACGACCTCCTCGCCGGTGATCTTCACGGTAGGTGCCGGGGGTACGGCGCCTTTCGTCCGAAACAACAACTTCGAGTCCATCTGGGTCGGCGAAGGCAACACGCGGAGCTATGCGCCGTATGAGTGGACCCTGTCCGCCAGCGAGGCAGGGACCACGACGAACCAGCACTCGAGCAGCGCCGGCGTTCCCACCGGAGAGGGCAACCATGCGGCCTATCTCCAGTCCATGTCCTACAACTACGGTGGGCCGGCTTCGATCTCTCAATACGTCCAACTGCCGCCAGGCACCTATGGGGTGAGTTTCCGAGCAGCTCAGAATTCGTCGGTGATGACGCTCCGCGTACTCTTCAATAATACGCAGCTCGCCAGCATCGCTCCGGGGACGGCGTTCCGCCCGTTCGGCACCTCCGCCTTCACCGTACCCTCCACAGGCAACTACTCGCTCCAGTTCTCGGCGACCTCCTCGCTTCCGCAGTACGACGGGTTCCGCGCGTACGTGGATGATGTGAGGATCGGACCCGCGGGACCGCCGACGATCCAACTGACCGCGCCTGCAAGCGGTCAGAGCTTCCAGGCGCCCCTTGCGCTCACGCTGGTGGCTGACGCGAATGACTATGACGGAACGCTCAGCCAGGTGGAGTTCTTCCATGGCGCCACCTCGCTCGGAGTCGCCCCCTATCCCTACTCGCTCGACTGGCTCAATGTTCCGCCTGGCACCTACTCCATCACGTCGCGCGTCACCGACGCGTCGGGACTTTCCACGGTGTCCGCGCCCGTCGTCGTCACCGTGCAGGCGCCAGCCGTGCCCGCGTTCTTCAACGCGGGCTTCGAGCGCGTGCATCAATTCGGCGGCTATTCCCGAGTGATGGAAGCGAATGGCTGGCAGAGCTCGGCACAGCCCTCGGCCATGATCGTCGGCAATACCAATGTCTATACCGGGAGCGGGCCGGTGGCTCCGGAAGGGATGCAGACCTTGCTGCTGAATGGCAGCGGCTGGGCCTCCCAGGGCGTCTACTTTCCCGCGGGTTCCTACACCCTCAGCCTGAAGGCAGCGCAGAAGCAGTACGGCTTCACGTCCAATCTGACCTTCCGTGTGCTGGTCGACGGCGTGGAAGCAGGGCGATTCACGCCACCGAATTTCGCCTACACGGGCTTCACGACGTACGCGTTCTCGGTCGCTACCGCCGGGGTTCATACGATTCGCATCGAGGGCACCAACCCGGCGGCTTCTGGCTTCTCGTATCTCTCGATCGATGATCTGCTCATCAACGCCCTGCCCGCCAACGAGCCTCCCGTGGTCAGCTGGGTGTCGCCCCCGGACGGCTCCTCCTTCCCTCATCCGGGCTCTGTGCTGCTGGAGGCATCGGCTTCTGACAGCGATGGCACCATCCAGAGCGTCGAGTTCCTCGATGGCAGCACATCGCTCGGCCCGGCCACGTTCCACCCGGCCACGGGCACCTATCGGCTGACGTGGGCTCCGCCCCAGGCAGGGAGCTATACGTTGCACGCACGCGCCGTCGACAACGGCATGGCTTCAACGAGGACGGCAACGGCCAGAACCGTGACGTTCACACCGACGAACACGGCGCCGTCCGTGGTACTGACTTTCCCGCTCAACAATGCACTGCTCCCATTCGGCCCTGTGACGCTCACCGCCACCGCCTCCGATCCGGATGGAACCATCACGGGCGTCAGCTTCTGGTCGAACGGAACCTTGCTGGGCGCTGGCAGGTTGCAGGCGGGGACGTATCGCTTCCCATTCTTCTTCTCCGAAGGGGGCACGTATTCTCTTCAGGCCAAGGCCACGGACAACGCTGGAGCCACGACCGCTTCCGCGCCTGTGACGGTCACGGCGGCGTCCGGACCGGCTCCCACGTATACGAACACCCGCTGGCCCACAGATGTCGAAGGCGCGGGCGATTTGATTCCCTGGGGCGTGCAGGCGGTAGGAGGGCCCGTCACGAGCACGCAGCAAGTCACCACGTACGTCGTGGATTCGGGCGTTCAGGACATGCCCGGGCGACTGAACCTGATTGGAAAGACGGGGGTGACGGGCTGGATGGATCCACCCTGCTATGTCCATGGCACGCACGTCGCGGGAACCATCGGGGCCATGGAGAGCCCTTCCGGGTCTCCAGGTCAACGGGTCGTGGGCGTGCTGAGCGGGGCCAAACTCCGCTCGGTCACTCGGGTGAAGTATCAGGATTACACAAGGTGCCTGGGTGCGAATGGCAGCCTGGTGGAAGCGCTCGACCTGGTCAAAGCGGACATCCTGGCCCAGCCTGAGCCGAGGCGCGTGGCGGTCGTGAACCTATCGCTGGACTTCGAGGGCAGCTCCGCGTCCGAGCTCATCGCGTTGCGGGCAAAAATCCTCGAGCTGGCAACCCCCGCGGGCGCGTACCCCGGTGCCTTCATCGCGGAGGCCGCGGGCAATCAGAACTCGAACAGCTGCGAGTACTCCTACGGCTCGCTCGACCCGCTGGATGGAATCATGCTCGTCGGCGCAGTGGACGAGAACGGTCAACGGGTCGTTCCGCTCAATGGCACCGGAGGGTTTCACGGAATCTTCCAGGGCACGCAGCCGGGCTCCAATACCTGTGCGGATGTGTGGGCTCCGGGAAAGTACGTGAAGTCACTTGGGCTCGACGGGAACGTCGCCATGATGTCGGGGACGTCCATGGCCGCTCCGCATGTGGCGGCCGTGGCGGTACACCTCGCGGAGGCCTATGGGCTCGAGACGCCGCAGCAGATCGAGCAGGCCGTTCGCGCCTTCTCGTTCCCCATGCCCGGCACGGGCCTGCCCGTTCCCAATACGCGTCGACGCGTGGCCACCGCGGCCCCCTCCGTGGAGTTCTCCGTGAACGGACGAGCGGTCCGCGCGGATACCCTGAAGAGCAAGGACGATCCCACGCCGCTGTTCCCCCTCGTTCTTGGGGTCCCAAGCTTCTCGCGGTACACCGATGACCCAGCCTTTGCCTTCCGCTATCAGTCCCTGGGCGCAAGCAGCTGCCTGCTCAAGGGCTTCGTGAACGACGCGTTCTGGTACGAATACAGCGACCTGGAGCATGACTGGGGCCCGGTCAACACCCTGGGGCCCAGCACCTACCGCTGGGAGTTGAGGTGTGTGTCGGCAAATGGAACGGCCACGGAAACGCGCGCTGGAGCCACCGTCTACCCCGTGCCGCAAGTCCGCTGGTTCGTGAATGATACGGAGATTCCGAACGGGCAGTGGTTCACTCCGCCGACGATCACGACAGGGGAGCGGTTCCATCTCCGGTACGACGGAGAGCATGTCTCGAGCTGCAAGGTCCAAACGAGCCAGAATGGCCTAGTGTATCCACCCCAAGCGTTCATTCCCATCTGGGAGAGCGATGGGAATACCGCCGACGCATGGTCCTACTCACCCAGCTGGCCGCACACGAGCTATGACTTCTACGAGGCCACCGTGGCGATTCCGCCCGGGACGTACCGGTGGGCTGTCGAATGCCTTGGCATGGACGGAGCGCGCCAGGTCAGCTCGACCATTCATGCGACGATCACGGCACAGTGA
- a CDS encoding carboxylesterase/lipase family protein, with amino-acid sequence MANEKTPEVQTQEGPVQGIVENDVFVFKGIPYAKPPVDDLRWRPPAPVTPWTQVHAADKYGPSSYQNAEECKNAGGGDPGTLSEDCLYLNVWTPKFAAGAPPSGLPVMVWIHGGAYVLGAGGLPPYVGSPLVKKGAIVVTLNYRLGALGFFSHPALDAENAGKPINNFGLLDQIAALQWVQRNISRFGGDPNNVTIFGQSAGGKSVLALFCTPMARGLFHKGVAQSVYGLSEMSQANARKRGVNLATLAGLKGENATAQELRDLEADSLWSLTPEDAKETPVSNAPVAIYGDQVLSESLADTFRKGTEAPLPLILGSTSNDSSVVLAFGVEPVKVIENLRKNLIFVGPLYPDIKNDDAELGRQVCRDLLFTVVPRLIAQQHSQRAPSWRYYFDYTAVERRPEKPTGVDHGSDIPYMFGTCEMCPPNAGHFNQEDRAFQEKVVGYWFEFARSGQPTAQTSTEWPAHTKDQDSTMLLAPTTEAKADFMKGRLDIFAALGNLGNIIS; translated from the coding sequence ATGGCGAACGAGAAGACTCCCGAGGTTCAGACTCAAGAAGGTCCGGTTCAAGGAATCGTCGAGAACGATGTGTTTGTCTTCAAGGGGATTCCCTACGCCAAGCCCCCCGTAGATGACCTGCGGTGGCGTCCCCCGGCGCCCGTGACGCCCTGGACCCAGGTCCACGCGGCGGACAAGTACGGCCCGTCCTCCTACCAGAACGCGGAGGAGTGCAAGAATGCGGGCGGTGGCGATCCCGGAACGTTGAGTGAGGATTGCCTCTACCTGAATGTCTGGACGCCCAAGTTCGCGGCGGGTGCCCCGCCGTCGGGCCTGCCGGTCATGGTGTGGATCCACGGAGGTGCCTATGTCCTTGGCGCGGGTGGACTCCCGCCCTACGTGGGCTCGCCCCTGGTGAAGAAGGGCGCGATTGTGGTCACCCTCAACTACCGCCTGGGGGCGCTCGGCTTCTTCTCCCATCCGGCGCTGGATGCGGAGAACGCGGGCAAGCCCATCAACAACTTCGGGTTGCTCGATCAGATCGCCGCGCTGCAGTGGGTTCAGCGCAACATCTCCCGCTTCGGCGGCGATCCCAACAATGTGACGATCTTCGGCCAGTCCGCGGGCGGCAAGAGCGTCCTGGCGCTGTTCTGCACGCCGATGGCGCGGGGCCTCTTCCACAAGGGCGTGGCGCAGAGCGTGTATGGGCTCTCGGAGATGTCCCAGGCGAATGCGCGCAAGCGGGGCGTCAACCTCGCGACGCTCGCGGGCCTGAAGGGTGAGAACGCGACGGCCCAGGAACTGCGAGATCTGGAGGCGGACAGCCTCTGGTCCCTGACGCCGGAGGATGCCAAGGAGACGCCCGTCTCCAACGCACCGGTGGCCATCTACGGCGACCAGGTCCTCTCCGAGAGCCTCGCCGACACCTTCCGGAAGGGGACGGAGGCACCGTTGCCCCTCATCCTGGGCAGCACCAGCAATGACTCGAGCGTAGTGCTCGCCTTCGGCGTGGAACCGGTCAAGGTGATCGAGAACCTGCGCAAGAACCTCATCTTCGTGGGGCCGCTCTACCCGGACATCAAGAACGACGACGCGGAGCTGGGCCGTCAGGTGTGCCGGGATCTGCTCTTCACCGTGGTGCCTCGACTGATCGCGCAGCAGCACAGCCAGCGGGCGCCGAGCTGGCGGTACTACTTCGACTACACTGCGGTCGAGCGGCGCCCGGAGAAACCCACTGGGGTCGACCACGGCTCCGATATCCCCTACATGTTTGGGACGTGCGAGATGTGCCCTCCCAACGCGGGTCACTTCAACCAGGAGGATCGGGCGTTCCAGGAGAAGGTCGTCGGGTACTGGTTCGAGTTCGCGCGCTCCGGTCAGCCCACGGCCCAGACGAGCACCGAGTGGCCCGCGCATACGAAGGACCAGGACTCGACGATGCTCCTGGCGCCGACCACCGAAGCCAAGGCGGACTTCATGAAGGGGCGCCTGGACATCTTCGCGGCGCTTGGCAACCTCGGCAACATCATCTCGTAG
- a CDS encoding type II toxin-antitoxin system PemK/MazF family toxin, translating into MKRINRGDVFWIGPDDSRGPVPSYSHPHVVVQDDVFNHSRITTVVVCALTSNLHRANEPGNVLLEEDEGNLPKQSVVVVSQISSVDKDRLGERIGSLSDARVEQILAGLRFQQVSFFER; encoded by the coding sequence ATGAAGCGCATCAACCGCGGTGACGTGTTCTGGATCGGGCCCGATGACTCGCGAGGGCCTGTCCCGAGCTACTCCCATCCCCACGTGGTGGTTCAGGACGACGTCTTCAACCACTCGCGGATTACGACCGTGGTCGTGTGCGCATTGACGTCGAACCTCCACCGGGCGAACGAGCCGGGGAATGTCCTGCTCGAGGAGGACGAGGGGAATCTGCCCAAGCAGAGCGTCGTGGTCGTGTCGCAGATCTCTTCCGTCGACAAGGACCGCTTGGGCGAACGGATCGGGTCTCTGTCAGACGCACGGGTGGAGCAGATCCTGGCCGGCCTGCGATTCCAGCAAGTGTCCTTCTTCGAGAGGTAG
- a CDS encoding superoxide dismutase family protein, which yields MKPYAALTAAALAFSLPALAQEPQAAPPATEAKKGETARATLKDPNGQTLGEVTLQQTPGGLLVRGTLNGVPAGEHAIHIHETGKCEGPEFKTAGGHFNPGKKQHGIMSAKGKHAGDLPNLYVGQEGKLQFEHFANNGLKLKSLMDKDGSAIVVHAKADDHKTDPAGDAGGRIACGVVEL from the coding sequence ATGAAGCCGTACGCAGCGCTGACCGCCGCCGCCCTTGCCTTCTCCCTGCCCGCGCTCGCCCAGGAGCCCCAGGCCGCGCCACCGGCCACGGAGGCGAAGAAGGGTGAGACCGCCCGCGCCACCCTCAAGGATCCCAACGGGCAGACCCTGGGCGAGGTGACGCTCCAGCAGACGCCCGGCGGACTCCTGGTCCGGGGCACCCTGAACGGCGTCCCCGCGGGCGAGCACGCCATCCACATCCACGAGACGGGCAAGTGCGAGGGCCCCGAGTTCAAGACCGCGGGCGGCCACTTCAACCCGGGCAAGAAGCAGCACGGCATCATGTCCGCCAAGGGCAAGCACGCGGGCGACCTGCCCAACCTCTACGTGGGCCAGGAGGGAAAGCTCCAGTTCGAGCACTTCGCCAACAACGGCCTCAAGCTCAAGAGCCTCATGGACAAGGATGGCTCGGCCATCGTCGTCCACGCCAAGGCCGATGACCACAAGACCGACCCGGCCGGTGACGCCGGTGGCCGCATCGCCTGCGGCGTCGTGGAGCTGTAG
- a CDS encoding N-6 DNA methylase, producing MSRVYPAPPVLDEEALVHQFPGLDRRALGAFYTPAPLVERTLRLALSHLPEGPLAVVDPACGAGAFLAAAARMRPGAHLCGLELLPEVARMCQERVPSAQVAVGDALRGGLAPLLSRIPENHLELWVGNPPYNGTSALLKDRSAYERLRALIPLALPPGTSLRDDFAFFLLVAAHRLSQRPGALAFITPSSLLDAFLYAPLRQALLRTLRLREVVDLGSGAFANTKVRTCITVWTSLPGRRTRVAFEREGQRATFTPEPPEWRLSPTPTEASALDARWRAEGEPLTTLVPVSLPGMKTRFDELLVDDDPQRLLERLRHFVRTPVSGLRAFARAHDIPEAHLPKLHALKQGPELSVSASGVRPFFRYAGARHRGALPPEARAFCYLDRRLIPRGDHRLRGPYDPHLGAVKLLFNVRELPLSAALLEEEGCVHAHRHSRFAPLLVPLRVREEGLDITRAVTSSEALGPLVPNLSPRGRAWAQRLGGPLAAFRELVRFLNGPELQQVWAPVYGASRVVAVPLDGA from the coding sequence ATGTCGCGCGTCTACCCCGCGCCGCCCGTGCTCGACGAGGAGGCGCTCGTCCACCAATTCCCTGGGCTCGACCGGCGCGCGCTGGGCGCCTTCTACACGCCCGCGCCGCTGGTGGAGCGCACGCTGCGGCTCGCGCTCTCGCACTTGCCCGAGGGGCCCCTTGCCGTGGTGGACCCTGCCTGCGGAGCGGGCGCCTTTCTTGCCGCCGCGGCGCGGATGCGACCGGGAGCCCACCTCTGTGGCCTGGAGTTGCTGCCCGAAGTGGCCCGAATGTGTCAGGAGCGCGTGCCGAGCGCACAGGTGGCGGTGGGGGACGCGCTACGGGGAGGCCTGGCCCCTCTGCTCTCTCGTATCCCCGAGAATCACCTCGAGCTGTGGGTGGGCAACCCGCCGTACAACGGCACCTCCGCCCTGTTGAAGGACCGCTCCGCCTATGAACGCCTGCGCGCGCTCATCCCCCTGGCCCTGCCGCCTGGGACGAGCCTGCGCGATGACTTCGCGTTCTTCCTGCTCGTCGCGGCGCACCGACTCTCGCAGCGTCCCGGCGCGCTGGCCTTCATCACCCCCTCCAGCCTGCTCGATGCCTTCCTCTACGCTCCGCTGCGGCAGGCCCTGTTGCGCACGTTGAGGCTTCGCGAGGTCGTGGACCTTGGCTCCGGCGCCTTCGCGAACACCAAGGTGCGCACCTGCATCACCGTGTGGACCTCCCTGCCTGGCCGAAGGACCCGCGTGGCCTTCGAGCGGGAGGGACAGCGCGCCACCTTCACTCCCGAGCCGCCCGAGTGGCGGCTCTCCCCGACTCCCACCGAGGCCTCCGCCCTGGACGCGCGCTGGCGAGCCGAGGGCGAGCCGCTCACCACGCTCGTCCCCGTGAGCCTGCCTGGGATGAAGACGCGCTTCGACGAGCTGCTCGTGGATGACGACCCTCAGCGCCTCCTCGAACGCCTGCGCCACTTCGTCCGGACGCCTGTATCGGGACTGCGGGCCTTCGCCCGAGCCCATGACATCCCCGAGGCACACCTTCCCAAGCTGCACGCGCTGAAGCAGGGGCCGGAGCTGAGCGTCAGTGCCTCCGGCGTGCGCCCCTTCTTCCGCTACGCCGGCGCTCGCCACCGAGGCGCTCTCCCGCCCGAGGCCCGCGCCTTCTGTTACCTGGACCGGCGCCTCATCCCCCGCGGAGACCACCGGCTGCGTGGGCCGTATGATCCGCACCTGGGCGCGGTGAAGCTCCTCTTCAACGTGCGCGAGCTCCCGCTCTCCGCCGCGCTGCTGGAAGAGGAGGGCTGCGTTCACGCTCACCGCCACTCCCGCTTCGCGCCCCTGCTCGTTCCGCTCCGGGTCCGTGAAGAGGGCCTCGACATCACCCGCGCCGTCACCTCCTCGGAGGCGTTGGGCCCGCTGGTGCCCAACCTCTCGCCGCGAGGGCGGGCCTGGGCCCAGCGGCTCGGCGGCCCGCTCGCCGCGTTCCGCGAGCTGGTGCGCTTCCTCAACGGCCCGGAGCTTCAACAGGTGTGGGCGCCCGTCTACGGCGCTTCGCGGGTCGTCGCGGTGCCACTCGACGGCGCGTGA
- a CDS encoding neutral/alkaline ceramidase, giving the protein MLRLSRSLLPWALALTLGACGPNVPFDEEAAVTTQEAALTGPCAGNTSFQVGSGIYDITGPAAELGMMGYAMLDQKTAGIHQRLRARAFVVASPCNGKRVAFVSADAGQIFQGVKQQVVERLKAKYGTLYSDENVLLSATHTHSGPGGFSHYALYNLTILGYDKQNFEAIVDGIVQSIDRAHTNLAPGSIRIQSGDLLNASINRSPEAYLRNPSPERGQHAYDTDKKMTLLRLQGSDGAEVGLINWFAVHATSMGNDNLLISGDNKGYASYLFEKAKGTNYTAAKTFVAAFAQSNEGDVTPNIHGGTDGGGANDFESTELSGRKQYDLAKVLYDGATQLVTGAVDARHTYVKMDEVQVAPQYTDGTARTTCEAAIGISMLAGAEDGPGFGSEGASCEEIKDMWGAFTCAVTTTSCQAEKPVVLEMGTMSPYPWTPEVLPLQVVTLGNLAVVAVPFEMTTMSGRRLRQTVLTQLAPIGVNQVVIAGLSNAYAGYLVTREEYAKQDYEGASTHFGPWTLAAVQQETEKLAAALRAGTTVAPGPTPRDLRNEQTTLQTGVVFDDKLLWVDFGSVVTNANASYTRGQAVTVKFWGGHPKNNLRRQGSFLQVQRKSGTSWVTVAQDWDWETKYRWERNNCVPTMACSHVTIEWKIPSNATPGTYRIRHDGDWKSGWDGLIRSYTGYSREFTVN; this is encoded by the coding sequence ATGCTGAGACTGTCCCGTTCCTTGCTCCCTTGGGCGCTGGCGCTGACATTGGGCGCGTGCGGCCCGAACGTTCCGTTCGATGAAGAGGCGGCTGTCACGACGCAGGAGGCGGCGCTGACGGGCCCCTGCGCGGGCAACACGTCCTTCCAGGTGGGCTCGGGCATCTACGACATCACGGGCCCGGCCGCGGAGCTGGGGATGATGGGCTATGCGATGCTCGACCAGAAGACGGCGGGCATCCACCAGCGGCTGCGGGCGCGCGCATTCGTGGTCGCCTCGCCCTGCAACGGCAAGCGCGTGGCGTTCGTGAGCGCGGATGCGGGGCAGATCTTCCAGGGCGTCAAGCAGCAGGTGGTGGAGCGGCTGAAGGCGAAGTACGGCACGCTCTACTCGGATGAGAACGTGCTGCTGAGCGCCACGCACACGCACAGCGGGCCGGGCGGCTTCTCGCACTACGCGCTCTACAACCTGACCATCCTTGGCTACGACAAGCAGAACTTCGAGGCCATCGTGGATGGCATCGTCCAGTCCATCGACCGGGCGCACACCAACCTGGCGCCGGGCTCCATCCGCATCCAGTCGGGGGACCTGCTGAACGCGAGCATCAACCGCTCGCCGGAGGCGTACCTGCGCAACCCCTCACCGGAGCGTGGGCAGCACGCCTACGACACGGACAAGAAGATGACGCTGCTGCGGCTGCAGGGCTCGGATGGGGCGGAGGTGGGCCTCATCAACTGGTTCGCCGTGCATGCCACGTCCATGGGCAACGACAACCTGCTCATCAGCGGCGACAACAAGGGCTATGCCTCGTACCTCTTCGAGAAGGCCAAGGGCACGAACTACACGGCGGCGAAGACGTTCGTGGCCGCCTTCGCCCAGAGCAACGAGGGAGACGTGACGCCCAACATCCACGGCGGCACCGACGGGGGCGGCGCCAATGACTTCGAGAGCACGGAGCTCTCCGGGCGCAAGCAGTACGACCTGGCGAAGGTCCTCTATGACGGCGCGACGCAGCTGGTGACTGGCGCGGTGGATGCCCGGCACACGTACGTGAAGATGGACGAGGTGCAGGTGGCACCGCAGTACACGGACGGCACGGCCCGCACCACGTGCGAGGCGGCCATCGGCATCTCCATGTTGGCGGGCGCCGAGGACGGGCCGGGCTTCGGCAGCGAGGGGGCCAGCTGCGAGGAGATCAAGGACATGTGGGGCGCCTTCACCTGCGCGGTGACGACCACGTCCTGTCAGGCGGAGAAGCCCGTCGTGCTGGAGATGGGCACGATGTCGCCCTATCCGTGGACGCCCGAGGTGCTGCCGCTGCAGGTGGTGACGTTGGGCAACCTGGCGGTGGTGGCGGTGCCCTTCGAGATGACGACGATGTCGGGCCGGCGGCTGCGGCAGACGGTGCTCACGCAGCTGGCTCCCATCGGCGTGAACCAGGTGGTGATCGCCGGCCTGTCCAACGCGTATGCCGGCTATCTGGTGACGCGCGAGGAGTACGCGAAGCAGGACTACGAGGGGGCCTCCACGCACTTCGGGCCGTGGACGCTGGCGGCGGTGCAGCAGGAGACGGAGAAGCTGGCGGCGGCGCTGCGCGCGGGCACGACGGTGGCGCCGGGCCCCACGCCCCGGGACCTTCGCAACGAGCAGACGACGCTGCAGACGGGCGTGGTGTTCGACGACAAGCTGCTGTGGGTGGACTTCGGCAGCGTGGTGACGAACGCGAACGCCAGCTACACGCGGGGGCAGGCGGTGACGGTGAAGTTCTGGGGAGGCCACCCGAAGAACAACCTGCGGCGGCAGGGCTCGTTCCTGCAGGTGCAGCGCAAGTCGGGCACCTCGTGGGTGACGGTGGCGCAGGACTGGGACTGGGAGACGAAGTACCGCTGGGAGCGCAACAACTGCGTGCCGACCATGGCGTGCTCGCACGTGACGATCGAGTGGAAGATCCCCTCCAATGCGACGCCGGGTACGTATCGCATCCGGCACGACGGTGACTGGAAGTCCGGCTGGGACGGGCTCATCCGCTCGTATACGGGCTATTCACGCGAGTTCACCGTCAACTAG